A single genomic interval of Cupriavidus necator N-1 harbors:
- a CDS encoding IclR family transcriptional regulator: MARRNLEPKQEPAGEDEVGVAAVNRALSLLDTFSKEQLSFTLAQMAERTGLYKSTILRLAESLEAYGYLRRGEGSVFTLGPTPFRLATLYQRNLHPAELVMPVLRNLVELTEESATFYVISGDKRLCAYRANSPLAITDNVQAGEMRPLERGAGGKVLLAFVGRQGPEFDTIREEMFSLSRGELYEGIVSLASPVFGSADKLEGAISISGPATRLGKEAIARIKPHLFRASQHLTELFGGDGSRYEVLL; this comes from the coding sequence ATGGCTAGAAGAAACCTTGAACCAAAGCAGGAGCCTGCCGGCGAGGACGAGGTAGGAGTTGCAGCGGTAAATCGAGCGCTGTCCCTTCTCGACACGTTCTCGAAGGAGCAGCTGTCCTTCACTTTGGCGCAGATGGCCGAGCGGACCGGCCTGTACAAAAGCACGATCCTTCGGCTGGCCGAGTCGCTAGAGGCGTACGGCTATCTGCGAAGGGGCGAAGGCAGCGTGTTTACCCTTGGTCCCACGCCGTTCCGGCTCGCGACGCTGTACCAGCGCAATCTGCATCCTGCGGAGCTGGTGATGCCTGTGTTGCGAAACCTCGTTGAGCTGACGGAAGAGAGCGCGACGTTCTATGTCATATCGGGGGACAAGCGCTTGTGCGCGTATCGCGCGAACTCGCCTCTCGCGATCACTGACAACGTGCAGGCCGGAGAAATGCGCCCCCTTGAGCGCGGCGCAGGAGGTAAGGTGTTACTCGCCTTCGTGGGCCGGCAGGGTCCTGAGTTCGATACGATCCGCGAGGAGATGTTCTCGTTAAGCCGAGGGGAGCTCTATGAGGGCATCGTGTCACTAGCCTCGCCGGTGTTCGGTTCTGCGGATAAGCTCGAAGGCGCCATTTCCATCTCCGGTCCGGCAACGCGCTTGGGCAAGGAAGCGATCGCCCGGATAAAACCACACTTGTTCCGGGCGTCCCAGCATCTGACCGAACTCTTTGGCGGGGATGGGTCAAGGTACGAAGTGTTGCTCTGA
- a CDS encoding ABC transporter substrate-binding protein, with translation MDRRAFLSLAGATAGSIALPSLAIAQPKPLVYYSINAFSGNFAASGKYSDLGVRAAITGYGTRLGRAIEYKRIDTEGNPAIAVRKVQQAISQDGARHFGGAALSSEALVIMKEVNKANGVYITYVGADEVTGKDCNRSAFRWSTPTFGAVNTVLRPLFQQNPKWKKAYTITGQYVFGEALLRNSKAVMQDAKVELVGNSYHSLAEKEFSGYLGNAMASGADVLVILNFGANTLDLLRQAASFGIKKRMAVAVVWFSGLDTFQALGADVTEDIYFGLQYWHGLDTPGNKTFLDVYRREFKENPRFYSAADYQIATLMFDAIRKGGSEDPAAIIKALEGYTYAGLTGEEQVRPFDHQVIKNYFLARGKKKSAMKDADDFVDILSSSKTASPKSASDCKMA, from the coding sequence ATGGACCGACGCGCGTTTCTGTCGCTAGCAGGCGCCACCGCGGGATCGATTGCACTCCCTAGCCTTGCCATCGCCCAGCCGAAGCCGCTGGTGTACTACAGCATTAATGCCTTCTCTGGCAACTTCGCAGCAAGCGGCAAGTACAGCGACCTCGGCGTACGCGCAGCCATCACCGGCTATGGGACCCGCCTTGGCCGCGCTATTGAATACAAGCGCATCGATACCGAAGGCAACCCAGCCATTGCCGTACGCAAGGTCCAGCAGGCCATCAGCCAGGACGGCGCACGCCATTTCGGCGGGGCCGCCCTTTCGTCGGAGGCGCTGGTCATCATGAAGGAGGTGAACAAAGCGAATGGCGTCTACATCACCTACGTCGGAGCGGATGAGGTCACGGGCAAGGACTGCAACCGTTCCGCGTTTCGGTGGTCCACACCGACCTTTGGCGCGGTCAACACGGTCCTGCGGCCCTTGTTCCAACAGAATCCGAAATGGAAGAAGGCGTATACGATCACCGGCCAGTATGTGTTCGGAGAGGCGCTGCTGCGCAACTCGAAGGCAGTGATGCAGGACGCGAAGGTGGAGCTCGTCGGAAACAGCTACCACTCGCTTGCCGAAAAGGAATTCTCGGGCTATCTCGGCAACGCGATGGCCTCCGGAGCCGATGTTCTCGTAATTCTGAACTTCGGCGCAAACACGCTCGACCTGCTCCGGCAGGCCGCCAGCTTCGGAATCAAGAAGCGCATGGCCGTGGCAGTTGTCTGGTTCTCCGGCCTGGACACTTTCCAGGCGCTCGGCGCCGATGTCACCGAGGACATATATTTCGGCCTGCAGTACTGGCACGGACTCGATACGCCGGGTAATAAGACGTTCCTCGACGTGTATCGGCGCGAGTTCAAGGAGAACCCTCGGTTCTATTCGGCCGCCGACTACCAGATCGCCACGCTGATGTTCGACGCCATCAGGAAAGGGGGCAGCGAAGACCCCGCAGCCATCATCAAGGCGCTGGAGGGCTACACCTATGCCGGCCTGACCGGCGAGGAGCAGGTGCGTCCTTTCGACCACCAGGTCATCAAGAACTACTTCCTTGCCCGAGGGAAGAAGAAGTCCGCCATGAAGGATGCGGACGACTTCGTGGACATTCTGTCGTCGTCGAAGACTGCCAGCCCCAAATCCGCGTCGGATTGCAAAATGGCCTGA
- a CDS encoding aldehyde dehydrogenase: MKRYQMFINNEWVDSTSGQWFESIEPYSGKAWAEVPKGNAQDVEKAVQAAKAAFDDPAWRDLTATQRGALLRRLAELVSTNVTRLADTEQRDNGKLIAEVSGQVQNVAQWFHYYAGLADKVQGAVVPINKPGVFNYIKHEPLGVVAAITPWNSPLALTVWKMAPALAAGNTMVIKPSEYTSASLLELAALTKEAGFPPGVVNVITGFGADVGEPLVRHQDIAKIAFTGGDIAGQRINEIAASDFKKVTLELGGKSANIVFDDADLDQAVKGAVAGIFGAAGQTCMAGSRLLVQRNVHDQFVEMLIKVASDAVIGDPSKHETQVGPIATEAQFRKILSYIEIAKSGGAHCVLGGHALTGDAYGQGQFIAPTIFTGVTNDMRIAQEEVFGPVLAVIPFDTEDDALRIANDTMFGLAAGVWTSDLHRAFYMSDRLKAGTVWVNNYRATSFTTPFGGYKRSGIGREGGVDAIKEYLQTKSVWITTKPAKANAFVLG; this comes from the coding sequence GTGAAGCGCTATCAGATGTTCATCAATAACGAGTGGGTCGACTCCACCTCGGGACAGTGGTTCGAGTCTATCGAGCCGTATTCGGGCAAGGCCTGGGCGGAAGTGCCGAAGGGCAACGCCCAGGACGTTGAGAAGGCCGTGCAGGCGGCCAAGGCTGCGTTTGATGATCCCGCTTGGCGGGATCTCACCGCGACGCAGCGCGGCGCACTTCTGCGTCGTCTCGCCGAATTGGTCAGCACGAATGTCACGCGCCTGGCCGACACGGAGCAGCGGGACAACGGCAAGCTGATCGCCGAAGTCTCCGGACAGGTTCAGAACGTTGCCCAGTGGTTCCACTACTACGCAGGTCTGGCCGACAAGGTACAGGGCGCCGTGGTACCCATCAACAAGCCGGGCGTCTTCAACTACATCAAGCACGAGCCGCTGGGGGTGGTCGCGGCGATTACGCCCTGGAATTCCCCTCTCGCACTGACAGTCTGGAAAATGGCGCCGGCATTGGCCGCCGGCAATACGATGGTCATCAAGCCGTCCGAATACACCTCGGCATCGCTGCTGGAGCTTGCTGCCTTGACCAAGGAAGCCGGCTTCCCCCCTGGTGTGGTCAATGTCATCACGGGGTTCGGTGCAGATGTGGGTGAACCGCTGGTGCGCCATCAGGACATTGCCAAGATCGCGTTCACAGGTGGCGACATTGCCGGCCAGCGCATCAACGAGATTGCTGCAAGCGACTTCAAGAAGGTTACGCTCGAGCTGGGTGGAAAATCGGCAAATATTGTCTTCGACGATGCCGATCTTGACCAAGCAGTAAAAGGCGCCGTCGCGGGCATCTTCGGTGCCGCCGGGCAGACCTGCATGGCTGGTTCCCGACTGCTGGTCCAGCGCAATGTGCACGACCAGTTCGTCGAGATGCTGATCAAGGTTGCCAGCGATGCGGTTATCGGCGACCCCTCCAAACACGAAACACAAGTTGGTCCGATCGCAACCGAGGCCCAGTTCCGGAAGATCCTTTCCTACATCGAGATTGCGAAGAGCGGCGGAGCGCACTGCGTTCTCGGCGGCCACGCACTGACTGGCGATGCCTACGGACAAGGCCAGTTCATCGCCCCGACGATCTTCACGGGCGTGACGAACGACATGCGTATCGCCCAAGAAGAAGTCTTTGGGCCGGTGCTTGCCGTCATCCCGTTCGACACGGAAGACGACGCCCTGCGCATCGCCAACGACACCATGTTCGGTCTCGCAGCCGGGGTATGGACTTCCGACCTGCATCGCGCCTTCTACATGTCCGACCGCCTGAAGGCAGGCACTGTGTGGGTGAACAATTACCGCGCGACCAGCTTTACCACACCGTTCGGCGGCTACAAGCGCAGCGGGATCGGCCGCGAGGGCGGCGTGGACGCCATCAAGGAATATCTCCAGACCAAGAGTGTCTGGATCACTACCAAGCCGGCCAAGGCAAACGCCTTCGTTCTGGGCTAA
- a CDS encoding FAD-dependent oxidoreductase, whose protein sequence is MNDKSDADVLIVGCGVAGLSAAVTALEAGLKVINLERSDESQFGGNSRWTEAYMRMKNDTEISDDFEEHFANNAGWNIDPNVLDALTDSYANWPSFVKSHSLPDPEVISAFANSVPPTISWLKGLGLKFEPQPIYLLTQNTTRIAAKGGGLAIIEALRAKALALGGEIRYRTTATDLVRNDNGAACGLVITTPDGVRSQLLAKHVVLASGGFQGNPEMMTKYVGPRAKHIRPVAIGGYYNRGEGIQMALNAGAAPAGEFGSYHAEPVDPRSQQAEAVVFIYPYGMLVNKLAKRFVNEAPGTVDAHYDNIARTIADQPDGISYVIFDSKVDDIPRWKTSIRSDQPPVSAQTLEALAAKLGLPDDALAQTVATFNAACPQRSDAFEPFTVDHRGTKGLEINKSHWCRPIDQSPFYAYPIISTNCFTFGGLKVNESAQVLDQDGRVMAGLYAAGETMGIYHQVYTGSTSVLRGLVFGRRAAQHIALSSHR, encoded by the coding sequence GTGAACGATAAATCTGACGCGGACGTTCTCATCGTGGGATGTGGTGTTGCCGGGCTTTCCGCCGCCGTTACCGCGCTGGAAGCGGGCCTCAAGGTCATCAACCTGGAGCGCTCGGATGAGAGCCAATTTGGCGGAAACTCGCGCTGGACCGAAGCGTACATGCGCATGAAGAACGACACGGAAATCTCCGACGATTTCGAGGAGCACTTTGCGAACAATGCCGGATGGAACATCGACCCCAATGTCCTCGATGCCCTCACCGACTCCTATGCAAACTGGCCGTCCTTCGTGAAGTCGCACAGCCTGCCGGATCCCGAAGTCATCTCAGCTTTCGCCAACTCGGTTCCACCCACGATCTCCTGGCTCAAGGGACTGGGCCTGAAGTTCGAACCTCAACCGATCTACCTGCTGACGCAGAACACCACCCGCATCGCAGCCAAGGGCGGCGGCCTCGCCATCATCGAGGCATTGCGCGCCAAGGCGTTGGCACTTGGCGGTGAAATTCGATACCGCACTACCGCGACCGACCTCGTTCGCAACGACAATGGCGCGGCCTGCGGCCTCGTCATCACGACCCCCGATGGCGTCCGGTCGCAGTTGCTTGCAAAACACGTGGTCCTGGCAAGCGGCGGGTTCCAGGGTAATCCGGAGATGATGACGAAGTACGTGGGTCCGCGCGCAAAGCACATTCGGCCAGTTGCCATCGGCGGGTACTACAACCGTGGCGAGGGTATCCAGATGGCGCTCAACGCCGGCGCAGCTCCTGCCGGGGAATTCGGTTCCTATCACGCGGAGCCCGTCGATCCCCGCTCGCAGCAGGCAGAGGCCGTCGTGTTCATTTACCCATACGGCATGCTGGTCAACAAGCTCGCCAAGCGCTTTGTCAACGAGGCGCCTGGAACCGTCGACGCCCACTACGACAACATCGCGCGCACCATCGCGGATCAACCGGATGGCATCTCATATGTCATCTTCGACTCCAAGGTCGACGACATTCCGCGCTGGAAGACTAGCATCCGCAGCGATCAGCCTCCCGTCTCAGCGCAGACGCTTGAAGCCCTCGCCGCGAAACTTGGCCTTCCCGACGATGCGCTCGCGCAAACCGTCGCTACCTTCAACGCAGCATGCCCGCAGCGCTCGGACGCGTTCGAGCCATTCACCGTGGACCACCGCGGCACCAAAGGCCTCGAGATCAACAAGAGCCACTGGTGCCGTCCGATCGACCAGTCGCCTTTTTACGCCTATCCGATTATCTCCACTAACTGCTTCACGTTTGGCGGCCTGAAGGTCAATGAGAGTGCGCAGGTTCTGGATCAGGACGGCCGTGTCATGGCAGGCCTGTATGCGGCTGGGGAAACCATGGGCATCTATCATCAAGTCTATACGGGCTCGACGTCCGTGCTTCGGGGCCTGGTCTTCGGCCGCCGAGCTGCCCAGCACATTGCACTCAGCTCTCACCGCTGA
- a CDS encoding acetyl-CoA C-acetyltransferase codes for MAEAYIVEAVRTAGGRRNGKLAGWHPADMAAEVLNAMVERSGIDPAAVDDVILGCVTQAGEQAFAFARNAVLASRLPVSVPAVTIDRQCGSSQQAVQFAAQAVMSGTQDVVIAAGAESMSRVPMFSNISLHEKAGIGVGPFSERIKARFGVRNFSQFAGAEAIARKYGFNRAVLDAFALVSHRRAAQATDSGAFKAEIVPLATETGCHMEDEGIRRDATLESIGAVKLLSEDGVISAANASQICDGASAVLVVSEQALKQYGLTPIGRIVNMTVTAGDPVIMLEEPIPATRRALSKAGLKIDDIDLYEVNEAFAPVPLAWLQALEADPARLNVNGGAIALGHPLGASGSKLMATLIHALRARGKRYGLQTMCEGGGVANVTILEAL; via the coding sequence ATGGCTGAAGCCTATATTGTAGAAGCGGTAAGAACCGCGGGAGGCCGGCGGAATGGGAAGCTGGCTGGCTGGCATCCAGCCGATATGGCAGCCGAGGTGTTGAACGCTATGGTTGAACGCTCCGGAATTGATCCGGCCGCCGTCGATGACGTCATTCTCGGTTGTGTCACTCAGGCAGGCGAGCAAGCGTTCGCCTTCGCAAGGAACGCCGTATTAGCTTCACGGCTGCCAGTGAGCGTGCCAGCCGTAACGATTGACCGCCAATGCGGAAGCTCGCAACAGGCTGTTCAGTTCGCCGCTCAGGCGGTCATGTCCGGCACTCAAGACGTTGTCATCGCGGCTGGTGCCGAGAGCATGAGCCGTGTACCGATGTTCTCCAACATTTCACTGCATGAAAAGGCAGGTATTGGAGTCGGGCCGTTCAGTGAACGAATCAAGGCGCGCTTTGGCGTTAGAAACTTCAGCCAATTTGCGGGCGCTGAAGCGATAGCGCGAAAGTATGGCTTCAATCGCGCCGTGCTGGATGCATTTGCGCTGGTAAGCCACCGGAGAGCAGCGCAAGCAACTGATTCCGGCGCGTTCAAGGCGGAGATTGTCCCTTTGGCGACCGAAACAGGATGTCATATGGAGGATGAGGGAATCCGAAGGGACGCCACGCTAGAAAGCATTGGTGCAGTAAAGCTCCTGTCGGAAGATGGGGTGATTTCCGCGGCGAATGCCAGCCAGATCTGTGATGGTGCCTCCGCTGTTCTGGTAGTCAGTGAACAAGCGCTGAAGCAATACGGACTGACACCCATTGGGCGAATCGTGAACATGACGGTCACCGCCGGCGACCCGGTGATCATGCTCGAAGAGCCGATCCCTGCTACACGTCGTGCGCTCAGCAAGGCTGGCTTGAAGATTGACGATATCGATCTATATGAAGTGAATGAAGCGTTCGCGCCAGTACCCTTGGCGTGGCTCCAGGCCCTTGAGGCGGATCCTGCGCGACTCAACGTGAATGGTGGCGCGATCGCGCTTGGGCATCCCCTCGGGGCCTCAGGTAGCAAACTGATGGCGACACTTATTCACGCGTTGCGTGCCCGTGGCAAGCGCTATGGGCTGCAGACCATGTGTGAGGGCGGTGGAGTCGCCAATGTAACCATCCTGGAGGCGCTCTGA
- a CDS encoding YciI family protein, whose amino-acid sequence MTTMFIVELTYTQPLNAIEARLSEHRRFLDAQYARGLFLVSGPKNPRDGGVILVSGLIARNELDKLLREDPFPIRFGGVPRDGVCFAQASSSTGETAVVDR is encoded by the coding sequence ATGACAACCATGTTTATCGTTGAGTTGACCTATACGCAGCCGCTAAATGCTATCGAAGCCCGACTTTCCGAGCATCGACGGTTTCTCGATGCGCAGTACGCGCGGGGCCTGTTCCTAGTGTCTGGCCCCAAGAATCCACGCGATGGCGGCGTGATCTTGGTGAGTGGGCTCATCGCCAGAAACGAGCTCGACAAGCTGTTGCGCGAAGACCCATTTCCAATACGGTTTGGCGGAGTACCGCGTGACGGAGTTTGCTTCGCTCAAGCATCATCCAGCACTGGCGAAACTGCTGTTGTCGATCGCTAA